A region of Tolypothrix sp. NIES-4075 DNA encodes the following proteins:
- a CDS encoding DUF1565 domain-containing protein, translated as MKRQGFHKPQSKTFLFLSSSHPRYTLPLRAGLSALILISAGSMRSLGQVNAGATLSEGITPTLTAQVPATATATAIYVNPATGADSAASNSEATPYKTITFALSKAQPGTVIQLAGGTYNSESGEKFPLLVKQGVTLRGDDASKGQAILITGGDFFVSPTFARQNITIRADKDSTITGVTVTNPNQRGTGVWVESTNPTITNSTFVNSIREGVFVTGTGNPKIENNVFTENKGNGVSVAKSATGEVRNNLFQSTGFGIAVSDLATPLITDNQIIQNYGGIVVTGSAKPMLRNNVIQDNRDHGLVALQKSLPDLGTQENPGKNLIRNNGKKDPKKLFDVLNATTQNTIVAVGNDIDPTRISGKVDFVAASVEPPAGSGQTAFKDVPAGYWAKGYIEALASANIIAGFPDGTFKPNEPVTRAQFATIVNKALSPASKRPGIDFKDLQSNFWAYAAIQSAYQGQYVSGYPDGTFKPQQQIPRVQVLVSLANGLGLNAETQNALGFYTDAAQIPKYATGSVAAATSRRLVINYPTVKQLNPNREATRAEVAAFVYQALVSAGRAQAIPSPYLVQTP; from the coding sequence ATGAAACGTCAGGGTTTTCACAAGCCTCAATCGAAAACTTTTCTTTTTCTTTCTAGCAGTCACCCCAGATATACTCTACCCTTGCGAGCAGGACTAAGCGCCTTAATACTAATTTCTGCTGGGTCAATGCGATCGCTTGGTCAAGTAAATGCTGGTGCTACCCTCTCTGAAGGTATTACTCCAACTCTAACCGCGCAAGTTCCTGCAACAGCAACAGCAACAGCAATTTACGTTAACCCAGCGACAGGTGCAGACAGCGCTGCTAGCAATTCTGAAGCAACACCCTATAAAACTATCACCTTCGCCCTCAGCAAGGCTCAACCAGGTACCGTCATTCAGCTTGCTGGTGGTACTTATAACAGTGAAAGTGGCGAAAAATTTCCACTGTTGGTTAAACAAGGTGTGACACTGCGCGGTGATGATGCCAGCAAAGGTCAGGCGATATTAATTACAGGTGGTGATTTCTTCGTCAGCCCCACCTTTGCGCGTCAGAACATTACAATTCGCGCTGACAAAGATTCTACCATCACTGGCGTTACTGTCACCAACCCCAATCAACGCGGTACTGGTGTGTGGGTTGAATCGACTAATCCCACAATTACAAACAGTACATTTGTCAATAGTATAAGAGAAGGTGTTTTCGTTACGGGTACAGGTAATCCCAAAATTGAAAATAACGTCTTTACTGAAAACAAGGGCAATGGAGTTTCCGTCGCTAAATCTGCCACAGGTGAAGTTCGCAATAACTTGTTTCAATCAACTGGTTTTGGTATTGCAGTTAGCGATTTGGCAACTCCTTTAATTACTGATAATCAAATTATCCAAAACTATGGCGGCATTGTTGTCACTGGTAGCGCCAAACCCATGCTGCGTAACAACGTAATTCAGGATAACCGAGATCACGGATTAGTTGCGCTTCAGAAATCTTTACCAGACTTGGGAACTCAGGAAAATCCTGGTAAAAACCTGATTCGCAATAACGGTAAAAAAGACCCAAAAAAACTTTTTGACGTATTAAATGCAACCACTCAGAATACAATAGTCGCTGTTGGTAATGATATTGACCCTACCCGAATTTCTGGCAAGGTGGATTTTGTTGCTGCCAGCGTTGAACCTCCCGCAGGTAGCGGTCAAACCGCTTTCAAAGATGTACCTGCGGGTTATTGGGCAAAAGGATACATTGAAGCTTTAGCCTCTGCGAATATTATTGCGGGTTTCCCCGATGGCACTTTTAAACCTAATGAACCTGTAACACGCGCTCAATTTGCTACTATCGTCAATAAAGCTTTATCGCCAGCAAGCAAACGCCCAGGTATTGACTTTAAGGATCTGCAAAGCAATTTCTGGGCTTACGCAGCAATTCAATCTGCTTACCAGGGTCAATATGTCTCTGGCTATCCCGACGGTACGTTTAAACCACAGCAGCAAATTCCGAGAGTGCAGGTGTTAGTATCCTTAGCCAACGGTCTGGGTTTAAATGCTGAGACTCAAAATGCTCTGGGTTTCTATACTGATGCAGCACAGATTCCCAAATATGCTACAGGTTCTGTTGCTGCGGCAACTTCCAGGCGATTAGTAATTAATTATCCTACCGTTAAGCAACTAAATCCAAATCGTGAGGCAACTAGGGCAGAAGTTGCTGCTTTTGTTTACCAAGCGCTAGTTAGTGCTGGACGCGCTCAAGCAATTCCCTCACCTTATTTGGTACAAACTCCCTAA
- a CDS encoding alpha/beta hydrolase, producing MLCQFLSVYRGLILVTSIYFILSGVPALAAESVVLKYRILRESVSVQELSTFAETGKLSTSLRVNLALAKQNPQAIRQYLTEPVKINPVILDKVLNSRIGNVILDQLTQVIHTRSRQADKQALRAALVVSASKDRQITLIELIQNYPTPEIEVEGDRLETAYRQLRRLQGNLQDILSF from the coding sequence ATGCTTTGCCAGTTTTTGTCTGTGTATCGTGGGTTAATTTTAGTAACAAGTATTTATTTTATACTTTCAGGCGTTCCCGCTTTGGCTGCGGAATCGGTAGTGTTGAAATATCGCATCTTGCGAGAATCAGTTTCGGTGCAGGAGTTGTCTACTTTTGCCGAAACTGGTAAACTCTCAACTTCCTTAAGAGTAAATTTAGCTTTGGCTAAACAAAATCCTCAAGCGATTCGTCAGTACTTAACTGAACCTGTGAAAATTAACCCGGTGATTTTAGATAAGGTATTAAATAGCCGGATTGGTAATGTGATTTTAGATCAACTTACTCAAGTTATTCACACGCGATCGCGTCAAGCAGACAAACAAGCTTTACGTGCGGCTTTGGTAGTTTCTGCCAGTAAAGATAGACAAATTACACTTATAGAACTCATCCAAAATTATCCCACTCCGGAGATAGAAGTTGAAGGCGATCGCCTAGAAACTGCCTACCGTCAACTGCGTCGCTTGCAGGGAAATTTACAAGATATTCTCAGTTTTTAA
- a CDS encoding low-complexity tail membrane protein yields the protein MSSFRSEPILWIHIAGLATLPIFLPLCLLFLAVGDRQLPTWLELLIVAAIGILPLLWMQLRRPFYTFGLLGVALKPEILSEPQRKILCLVNTKLNRLLAVLGAVLSVLILLLLYQATPLVANIARLLPQWRGLALLLAGLFFLASNLFLQIPLSVAGVLVTKETEFAALEPLSLEKIKQDFTILGVRVNQILPQLTGKVKTEE from the coding sequence ATGTCCTCATTTCGCTCAGAACCTATTTTGTGGATTCACATCGCTGGATTGGCAACGCTGCCGATTTTTTTGCCGCTGTGTTTATTGTTTTTGGCAGTAGGCGATCGCCAACTACCAACCTGGCTAGAACTACTTATAGTTGCGGCAATTGGCATTCTACCGCTGTTGTGGATGCAATTGCGCCGCCCTTTTTATACATTTGGCCTTCTGGGAGTAGCCCTCAAGCCAGAAATACTCAGCGAACCCCAGCGTAAAATTCTCTGTTTAGTTAATACAAAATTAAATCGCCTGTTAGCAGTTTTAGGAGCTGTATTATCAGTTTTGATATTGCTGCTGCTTTACCAAGCAACTCCCTTAGTAGCAAACATTGCTCGGCTTTTACCCCAATGGAGAGGTTTAGCATTGCTGCTTGCTGGTTTATTTTTTTTAGCGAGTAATTTATTTTTGCAAATTCCCCTGAGTGTGGCAGGAGTTTTGGTGACGAAGGAAACAGAATTTGCAGCTTTAGAACCGTTATCTTTAGAAAAGATTAAGCAGGATTTTACAATTTTAGGGGTGCGGGTTAATCAAATCTTGCCCCAGTTGACTGGCAAAGTTAAAACTGAGGAATGA